A single Bacillus sp. OxB-1 DNA region contains:
- a CDS encoding HK97 gp10 family phage protein: MARWGKVNFKQLERLQKKMQKLEKADFDKFCEDMAKEIAARFLARVIKRTPVGDYGDGTVGGTLRRGWTAKSHREAELTSAFGGGAGAKKFTDSMTVKKKGNMYEIEVINPVEYAAYVEYGHRTRNHQGWVPGRFMMTISADEVEQLAPKLIERKLMKLLGEAFNGD, translated from the coding sequence ATGGCCAGGTGGGGTAAGGTCAACTTCAAACAGCTGGAACGCTTGCAAAAGAAAATGCAGAAACTTGAAAAGGCTGATTTTGATAAGTTCTGCGAAGATATGGCGAAGGAAATAGCTGCAAGATTCCTAGCCAGAGTGATTAAACGGACGCCAGTAGGTGATTACGGTGACGGCACTGTTGGTGGTACTCTGCGTAGAGGGTGGACTGCTAAGAGTCATCGCGAAGCAGAACTTACATCCGCATTCGGCGGCGGTGCAGGCGCCAAGAAGTTCACTGATTCAATGACTGTTAAGAAAAAGGGCAATATGTATGAAATTGAAGTGATAAACCCGGTGGAATATGCAGCTTACGTGGAGTACGGTCACCGCACACGTAACCATCAGGGGTGGGTGCCAGGTCGTTTCATGATGACTATATCCGCGGATGAGGTAGAACAGCTAGCTCCAAAATTGATCGAAAGAAAACTCATGAAGTTGTTAGGAGAGGCTTTCAATGGAGATTAA
- a CDS encoding phage tail sheath C-terminal domain-containing protein produces MALGGGTFLTQNKVLPGTYHNFISAARAFVNLSDRGYVGLPMVLDWGVDGDVFTVTVEDLQKDSLKIFGYDYTHQKLKGIRDVFKNAHTVFFYRLEEGAAAAANSFGKARFKGIRGNDLKVVVSANVDEPAKFDVQTFLGTTLVDEQLAVATAAELIDSDFVIWDDAATLDLTAGTNFTGGINGTGLTGTAYQNALDSLEAYGFNTLGCLSGEPTIKSLFVEYTKRLRDSVGAKFQLVGHKLGAVDHEGVIDVQNDAIGDGEEVFGAVYWGVGAQAGVAVNKSNTNKVYGGEFTLDMTETKTQQQLTALLKAGKYVFHRVGEEIRVLEDVNTFTSFTVDKNEDFSMNQVIRVLDQIAIDTATLFNTRYLGQVPNDQSGRVSLWGDIVAHRRELQGLRAIQNFDPDEVVVAQGNSKKSVVVNEVVEPTVAMSQLYITTTVA; encoded by the coding sequence ATGGCGTTAGGTGGAGGCACATTCCTTACACAAAACAAAGTACTTCCGGGTACTTATCACAACTTTATTTCCGCGGCACGTGCATTCGTGAATCTATCAGACCGCGGTTATGTCGGCTTGCCGATGGTCCTTGATTGGGGCGTTGACGGTGATGTATTCACAGTAACTGTCGAGGATTTACAAAAAGATTCGTTGAAAATCTTCGGATACGATTATACCCATCAAAAGTTGAAAGGGATCCGAGACGTTTTTAAAAATGCCCACACAGTTTTCTTTTATCGGTTAGAAGAAGGTGCTGCTGCGGCGGCCAATTCATTTGGAAAAGCGAGGTTCAAAGGTATTCGAGGAAACGATTTGAAGGTAGTAGTTTCGGCGAATGTCGACGAGCCTGCCAAATTTGATGTCCAAACATTTCTGGGTACAACTTTAGTTGATGAGCAATTGGCGGTTGCGACTGCTGCTGAATTAATCGATTCCGACTTTGTTATTTGGGACGATGCAGCAACATTAGATTTAACAGCGGGCACCAACTTTACTGGTGGCATAAACGGAACGGGATTGACCGGGACTGCCTATCAGAATGCGCTAGATTCACTGGAAGCCTATGGCTTTAATACTCTTGGGTGCTTGTCTGGCGAACCGACAATCAAATCGCTGTTCGTTGAGTATACAAAGCGTCTGCGGGATAGTGTAGGGGCTAAATTCCAGCTTGTTGGACACAAATTAGGCGCGGTGGATCACGAAGGTGTTATTGATGTTCAAAACGATGCAATCGGCGATGGAGAAGAGGTCTTTGGTGCTGTTTACTGGGGCGTCGGTGCCCAGGCGGGTGTTGCGGTAAATAAATCGAACACCAACAAAGTTTACGGCGGAGAATTTACGCTTGATATGACCGAAACGAAAACTCAACAACAGCTTACTGCTCTATTGAAAGCAGGAAAGTATGTGTTCCATCGTGTGGGCGAGGAAATCCGTGTTCTGGAAGATGTGAACACATTTACGTCATTCACTGTTGACAAAAACGAGGATTTCTCCATGAACCAAGTCATCCGCGTTCTGGATCAGATCGCTATTGACACAGCAACTTTATTCAACACGCGCTATTTGGGTCAGGTTCCAAACGACCAAAGCGGGCGTGTTTCTTTATGGGGAGATATTGTTGCTCATCGTAGAGAACTGCAAGGTCTACGAGCAATTCAAAACTTCGATCCAGACGAAGTTGTTGTCGCGCAAGGTAATTCAAAAAAATCTGTTGTTGTGAATGAAGTGGTGGAGCCGACAGTGGCGATGTCACAACTTTATATCACGACGACAGTGGCATAA
- a CDS encoding phage tail assembly chaperone: MSNLQAFFAQNIEKVGIDERVVSKRFKDENGKPIPWQFGAIDGEQDTANRKACTKRMPVPGKKGMFMPETDFEKYALKNAVATIKFPDLNNAELQSSYGVMGAEALLQKMLLPGELTEVKKIAQEVNGFDVGMDDLVEEAKN, from the coding sequence ATGAGTAACTTACAAGCTTTCTTTGCACAAAATATTGAAAAAGTAGGGATTGATGAACGTGTAGTCTCAAAACGATTTAAGGATGAAAACGGAAAGCCTATCCCGTGGCAGTTCGGAGCGATTGATGGCGAACAGGATACCGCTAACCGTAAAGCATGTACGAAACGTATGCCGGTTCCAGGTAAAAAAGGAATGTTCATGCCTGAAACGGACTTTGAAAAATACGCATTGAAAAATGCGGTAGCAACCATCAAATTTCCTGATCTGAACAATGCGGAACTACAATCTTCCTACGGAGTGATGGGCGCCGAGGCATTACTTCAAAAAATGCTGTTGCCGGGTGAATTGACGGAAGTGAAAAAGATTGCGCAAGAAGTTAACGGCTTTGATGTTGGAATGGACGATCTTGTAGAAGAAGCAAAAAACTAA
- a CDS encoding phage tail terminator family protein, protein MEINDIITAISIKLNRTFGDGYTNYIDEVPQGFQTPAFLILFLNLENIRQIGKRWKVTTLFNVQYFPSGGCADASNHTLKVQHALKEITLLNGSVMLGTEANSEIVDGNAHNFIHFNFFLREVEAKTLMGSLRHYANGNEVATVGEE, encoded by the coding sequence ATGGAGATTAACGACATCATTACCGCTATCTCCATTAAGTTGAACCGAACTTTCGGGGATGGCTATACCAATTATATCGACGAAGTACCGCAGGGGTTTCAAACTCCTGCTTTTTTGATTCTCTTTTTGAACTTAGAGAACATTCGTCAGATAGGCAAACGGTGGAAAGTCACCACGCTATTCAATGTGCAGTATTTCCCTTCTGGCGGTTGTGCTGATGCTTCAAACCACACACTGAAGGTGCAACATGCTCTAAAAGAAATCACGCTGTTAAACGGTTCTGTAATGCTTGGCACCGAGGCGAACAGCGAAATTGTAGACGGAAATGCGCATAACTTTATTCATTTCAATTTCTTCTTGCGAGAGGTAGAAGCAAAGACTTTGATGGGATCGCTCAGACATTATGCAAACGGAAACGAGGTGGCTACAGTTGGCGAAGAATGA
- a CDS encoding phage tail tube protein has translation MQLLKLNLQFFADETMHAREAVHGAQGEAFVTIDGNRYKFANVINLEARYDKSKSQIPIMGRVSKGNKSAGGEGTGSATFHYNTSIFRELLYRYQETGEDIYFDIQVTNEDASATVGRQTTILKDCNMDGGIVALIDADAEYLEDSFDFTFERFEFPERFSILNTMQS, from the coding sequence ATGCAGCTATTAAAATTAAACCTTCAGTTTTTCGCGGATGAAACAATGCACGCCAGAGAAGCTGTTCACGGCGCTCAAGGTGAAGCATTCGTCACAATTGATGGCAATCGCTATAAATTCGCGAATGTTATAAACTTAGAAGCTCGTTATGATAAATCGAAATCACAGATTCCTATTATGGGGCGTGTTTCAAAGGGTAACAAGTCTGCCGGCGGAGAAGGTACTGGATCAGCCACATTCCATTACAATACATCCATTTTCCGTGAACTGCTTTATCGTTACCAAGAAACAGGCGAGGACATCTACTTTGATATCCAGGTGACGAATGAGGATGCTTCCGCGACTGTGGGTCGGCAAACAACTATCTTGAAAGATTGCAATATGGATGGTGGTATCGTAGCATTAATCGACGCGGATGCGGAATACCTGGAGGATTCTTTCGACTTCACATTTGAGAGATTTGAATTCCCGGAGCGCTTTTCTATCCTGAACACAATGCAATCTTAA